The DNA sequence GACCCTCGCCTCCGTGACCGTGATTACCCGGGAAGAGATTGAGCAGTTGCAACCGGCTCAGCTTACCGACCTGTTGCGAAATCGCGCCGGGATTACCGTCAGCGACAACGGTCCGTTCGGCAAGGCCTCCAGCGTCTATATGCGCGGCACCAACTCCGACCATACCCTGCTCCTCATCGACGGGGTACGCATGGGTTCGGCCACATTCGGCGGCGCATCGTGGCAGTTCCTGCCCCCTTCCGAGATCGAGCGCATCGAGATCGTGCGCGGTCCGCGGGCCAGTGTCTACGGAGCCGATGCCATCGGCGGCGTCATCCAGGTCTTCACCCGCCAGGGCAGCGAGGAACCGGCACGCCTCAACGCCCATGCCCGAATCGGCGAGTTCAATACCCGCGAGTTTGGTGCCGGTGTGCAGGGTGGCACCAAACAGACCTCCTACAGCCTCTCCGCCAGCCACCAGGAGACCGACGGCATCAATATCGAAGATGATTCCGGCGATGATGGGCGGGACGGCTACCGCAACGATTCCCTCTCCTGGAGCATTACCCACCGGCTGGAGAATGCAACGGAGCTCTTTACCAGCGGGCTGTATTCAAAAGGCGAGACCGACTTTGATGACAACGAATATGAGGGCTGGGCATATTTAGGGCCATACGACTCCGCGCATTACGACTTCGAACATGCTGCTGCCCGAGCCGGGCTACGCGGCAGCCTGACGGACAGCTGGTTCAGCGAATTCTCGCTGGCCCATAGTCGTGACGAATCGGATGTTTATTACGAATCGGTATTCGACTCCCGTTTCGATACCGATCGCGTCATGGTTGACTGGCGCAATGACGTCGCCCTCGGCACTTCGACTCTGCTGACGCTGGGGCTGGACTGGTACGAGGATCGGGTCTCCAGCACCACCGATTTTGACGAGACCAACCGCTATAACCGGGGCATCTACCAGATCCTGCAAACCGACCTGGGGCGCCACAGCCTGCAGGGCAGTCTGCGCTACGATGACAACGAGGCCTATGGCAGCCAAACCACCGGCCAGGCGGCATGGGGATACGCACTTACCAACGTCCTGCGTAGCAGAATCAGTTACGGCACTGCCTTCAAGGCGCCGAGCTTCAATGACTTGTATTGGCCCGGCGCCGGCAATCCGGAGCTCGAACCGGAAGAATCGGAAACAGTGGAGGCCGGCCTTCGCTATGCACAAGGCAGCTTCCATTGGGAGGCCTCCCTTTTCCAGACCGAGGTGGAGGATCTGATTGCCTGGGCCTGTAGTCTCAACTGTGACGATGGTGACTGGAGCACCGACATCTGGCTACCGCAAAATGTCCACCAGGCACGCATCCAGGGTCTGGAACTGGAGACCGGCATACGCCACAACGGCTGGGATGCCAAGGCCTCGTTGTCACTCATTGACGCCGAGGATCGCAATACCGGCAAAGAACTGGCCCGCCGACCGAGACAGACCCTACGCCTTGACCTCGATCACCGCATTCAAAAGTTCAGCGTAGGCGGCAGTGTCATCGCACGGGGCCGCAGCTATGACGATCCGGAAAACAGCGTTCGCCTGGCCGGCTACTCACTGCTGAACCTGCGGACCGCCTGGCATGCATCGCCGGACTGGACCGTCCGCCTCAGCCTCGACAATGCGCTGGACAAGGAGTACGAGACCGCAAGCGGCTATAACCAGCCCGGCCGTGCCGCCTTCCTCTCCGTCCGTTATCAGCAGTAAATGTAGTGATGTTCGACAGGTGTTTGTTCGCTTCGCTGCTGGCTGCAGTGCTGTGGTCGGGGTCGGCAACGACCCCGGCTGTCGCCGAACCGACATGCCCGCGCATCATCAGCCAGTCACCCTATATCACGCATTCCCTGAAGTGGCTGAACCTCGACCACTGCATCGTCGGCGTGAGCCGCTACGACCCGCTGGACCGACCACCGACCGGCGGCGTGCTGGACCCGGACAGCGCAGCGATTGCCGAACTGACCCCGGACCTGATGCTCACCTCCGACTGGATCAGTGCCGGGAAGTGGCAGGCCGCAGCCCCCGCCGGGGCCCGCGCCCTGCGCCTGGAGGGCTTCGGCTCCATGACGGAGATCGAAACCAACCTGTATCGCATCAGCGAGGCGGCGGGGGTGGAGAATGGAGGGAGCCGGTCCCGGCGTTTCGCCCGGGACTGGCGTAAGGCGGCGGCCAGGGTCCGGGGTCGCGGCCGGGCGCTGGTGGTCTCCGCCTGCCGCGGTGTGCCCTACTCCTTCGGCAAAGCCACCTATCTTTACGATCTGTTTACCGCCGCCGGTTTCGATGTGGTGGAAACGCACGAAAAGATCCGCCACATCAAGAGCGGCGAGCCCCATGAGAGCCTGGCTGAACTGCTGGCGGCGTTCAGCCCCGACTGGCTGTTTGTACTGACCCGCCGCAATGGGGAGCAGTGTGCCGCCCTCAAGCCGCGAAGCGGCATCAATGTGGTCGGACTGGATGGCGAATCGTTTTTCCATCCGGCACCAACCCTGCTGAAAGGTCTGGAACAACTGGCCGAGCAGCGCGAACGCTGGCATTACACAGGGCAAGCACAATGACGACCACCTCTCCAGCCAACCTGGACACACTGAAGGCGTTGGGTGCGGAGTTGCTTCCGGCCGCGACGGCCGCCCTCTTGGCAGGCTCATCATGAGATCGGGCGTATGGCGAATCTCCATAGCGCTGCTGGTCTCGGGCCTGGTCCATGGACTGGTAGTGGCCACCGGCACGCCGTCGCCAAGACCGCACCTCCACCAAACGGGAAAACTGTCGCTGCTTCTGGTTTCTGCCGAAGGTCCGGATGAGCCTGCCGCTGAACCCCTTGCGGAGACCTCCCCCGCGCCACAGCCGGCCGTCTCCGGCCCGCCCGAACAACCGGCGCCGGCCAGGCCGCCGCCCCGGCCCAAACCGGAACCCGAACCGGAACCGAAGCCGAAGCCTGAGCCTGAGCCCAGACCGGAACCGGAATCGGAGCCGGAGCCGGTTCGGCAAGCAGTCGACAACAAGCCGGCCGAGGTGGCCGGAGCGACGGTAACCGCTTCCCCCGAAAAAGCGGTAGCCGCCCCGCGAGACGCCTCTGCCCGGGGAGTGAACCCGGCGCCCCAGCCGGCCCCGGGGGCACGTCACGCCGTACAGACCCGGCTCGAAGAGGAGTTGGCGGAACACTTCCACTACCCCCTCCTGGCCCGCCGCCGCGGCTGGGAAGGGGAGGTGATGCTCGCCCTGCGCATCACTTCGCACGGACAGGTGGATTCTATCGAGATCGCGAACAGTTCAGGCCATAAAGTACTCGACCGCGCCGCACTGGATGCGATGGCAAAGGTGTCCCGGATACCCGGCACCGAGTATTGGCTGAACGGGAGCGAGCTGCACCTGCAGCTGCCAATCATTTACCAATTGAGGGAGGGCTGAGATGGGCTAT is a window from the Thiohalomonas denitrificans genome containing:
- a CDS encoding TonB-dependent receptor domain-containing protein translates to MNNRILPLAAMLAVPMAIQAEESLSPVVVTATRTAQTVDETLASVTVITREEIEQLQPAQLTDLLRNRAGITVSDNGPFGKASSVYMRGTNSDHTLLLIDGVRMGSATFGGASWQFLPPSEIERIEIVRGPRASVYGADAIGGVIQVFTRQGSEEPARLNAHARIGEFNTREFGAGVQGGTKQTSYSLSASHQETDGINIEDDSGDDGRDGYRNDSLSWSITHRLENATELFTSGLYSKGETDFDDNEYEGWAYLGPYDSAHYDFEHAAARAGLRGSLTDSWFSEFSLAHSRDESDVYYESVFDSRFDTDRVMVDWRNDVALGTSTLLTLGLDWYEDRVSSTTDFDETNRYNRGIYQILQTDLGRHSLQGSLRYDDNEAYGSQTTGQAAWGYALTNVLRSRISYGTAFKAPSFNDLYWPGAGNPELEPEESETVEAGLRYAQGSFHWEASLFQTEVEDLIAWACSLNCDDGDWSTDIWLPQNVHQARIQGLELETGIRHNGWDAKASLSLIDAEDRNTGKELARRPRQTLRLDLDHRIQKFSVGGSVIARGRSYDDPENSVRLAGYSLLNLRTAWHASPDWTVRLSLDNALDKEYETASGYNQPGRAAFLSVRYQQ
- a CDS encoding ABC transporter substrate-binding protein gives rise to the protein MFDRCLFASLLAAVLWSGSATTPAVAEPTCPRIISQSPYITHSLKWLNLDHCIVGVSRYDPLDRPPTGGVLDPDSAAIAELTPDLMLTSDWISAGKWQAAAPAGARALRLEGFGSMTEIETNLYRISEAAGVENGGSRSRRFARDWRKAAARVRGRGRALVVSACRGVPYSFGKATYLYDLFTAAGFDVVETHEKIRHIKSGEPHESLAELLAAFSPDWLFVLTRRNGEQCAALKPRSGINVVGLDGESFFHPAPTLLKGLEQLAEQRERWHYTGQAQ
- a CDS encoding energy transducer TonB, whose product is MRSGVWRISIALLVSGLVHGLVVATGTPSPRPHLHQTGKLSLLLVSAEGPDEPAAEPLAETSPAPQPAVSGPPEQPAPARPPPRPKPEPEPEPKPKPEPEPRPEPESEPEPVRQAVDNKPAEVAGATVTASPEKAVAAPRDASARGVNPAPQPAPGARHAVQTRLEEELAEHFHYPLLARRRGWEGEVMLALRITSHGQVDSIEIANSSGHKVLDRAALDAMAKVSRIPGTEYWLNGSELHLQLPIIYQLREG